The following are from one region of the Paraglaciecola sp. L1A13 genome:
- a CDS encoding ABC transporter substrate-binding protein has product MNIKPTPLQFALWGIILTALVCSKVQASQDEKTLEVAVGWSKPPYVNSTDDSGFELDLARKIFARMGYKFKPIYVPYGRSVGLLMRGRVDAALTLTKNLATDQVQLTDNYIQYQNVAISLRSQNVTIERPKDLNHFAIAAYQTASKNLGAEYALAAKQAPLYIELPDQKKQVAMLLNGHVSVVVMDVNIFNDLQATMEPKASRKAVTIHNIFPPNSYQVGFLQSDLKNQFNHALKDYLESQDHAQLVKKYRIFNKHAELNDL; this is encoded by the coding sequence ATGAATATCAAACCTACCCCGTTACAGTTCGCTTTATGGGGAATAATACTAACAGCTCTTGTCTGTTCAAAGGTGCAAGCGAGCCAAGACGAGAAAACCCTTGAAGTGGCGGTTGGCTGGAGCAAACCGCCGTATGTGAATTCTACCGATGACAGCGGTTTTGAGTTAGATTTAGCGCGGAAAATATTCGCCCGTATGGGCTATAAGTTCAAACCTATTTACGTGCCTTATGGGCGTTCGGTTGGTTTGTTAATGCGTGGCCGCGTGGATGCGGCACTCACGTTAACGAAGAACTTGGCTACTGACCAAGTACAGTTGACTGACAATTACATTCAATATCAAAATGTTGCCATAAGCTTACGATCTCAAAACGTGACCATCGAACGACCAAAAGATCTTAATCACTTTGCCATTGCGGCCTATCAAACTGCTTCAAAGAATTTAGGCGCTGAATATGCTCTAGCTGCTAAGCAAGCGCCATTATATATAGAGCTACCTGATCAAAAAAAGCAAGTTGCTATGCTGCTAAACGGCCATGTGTCAGTCGTAGTGATGGATGTCAATATATTCAACGATCTGCAGGCCACAATGGAGCCTAAAGCGAGCAGAAAAGCCGTGACTATCCATAATATATTTCCCCCCAATTCTTACCAAGTTGGTTTTTTACAATCCGACCTTAAAAATCAGTTTAACCACGCATTAAAAGACTATCTAGAATCTCAAGATCACGCACAACTGGTTAAAAAATATCGAATATTCAACAAACACGCAGAATTAAATGACCTTTAG